GGTTCGTGAAGATAAGAACGGAACAAAAGCTTCCGCAACTTACACACCAACCGTAACGCCTGTTACACCAACTGCAAGTCCAGCAGTATCTACTGATGTGCAAGGTGCAACTCAAACAGGTAAACCTGTATTTACTGAAGGCGACAGCCGTGTACCAATGAACGACGATGTTCCAGCAACATTTGACGATGGTTCAACTACGAAGACAGTTGAAGGTGTTGGTACTTACACAGTAGCCCCAGACGGAACAGTGACATTTGTACCAGAGAAATCATTTGTTGGAACTGCACCAGCAGTGACAGTGGTTCGTGAAGATAAGAACGGAACAAAAGCTTCCGCAACTTACACACCAACCGTAACGCCTGTTACACCAACAGCTGATCCTGCAACATCTACAGATATCCAAGGTCAAACCCAAACAGGTAAACCAAGCTTCACGCCTGGTAACCCAAGTGTACCAATGGATGATGATGTGCCTGCAACCTTTGAAGATGGATCAACAACAAAAGTTATTCCAGGAGAAGGAACTTACACCGTTTCTCCAGACGGAACCGTAACCTTTGTACCAGAAAAATCATTCACAGGAACAGGTACAGGCGTAACCGTGAAACGTGTTGATAAGAACGGTACACCAATAACCGCTACTTACACACCAACAGTAACACCAGTTACACCAACTGCAGAATCAGTTACTTCAATTGGTAAGAAGGGTCAAACCCAAACAGGCAAACCAACCTTCACAGAAGGTGATAGCCGTGTACCAATGAATGACAAAGTTCCAGCAACATTTGAAGATGGTTCAACTACGAAGACAATTCCAGGTGTTGGTACATACACTGTAGCAGCAGACGGAACCGTAACCTTCACACCAGAACCTGAATTCACTGGAACTGCACCAGCTGTAACAGTGGTTCGCGAAGATGTGAACGGAACCAAAGCTTCTGCAACTTACACACCAACTGTCCTTCCAATCACTAAGTTTGTTGATAAAGAAGGTAAGGAAATCCCAGGATATCCTGCAGTTGATGGAGAAGAACCAAAAGCTGAAATTCCAGGTTACCGCTTTGTGGAAACGAAGAAATTGCCTAATGGTGATACTGAACACGTCTATGAAAAAGTTACAACTTCATACGTAGATGAAAATGGGGATCCTATCCCAGGTAACCCTACAGAAGATGGGGAACAACCGAAGAAGGATATCCCAGGTTATGACTTCGTGAAGACTGTTGTAGATAAAGATGGAAACACTCAACATATCTACAAGAAGACTGTGACACCAACTCCAATGCCGGATCCAACTCCGACACCAGAGCCACAGCCACAGCCACAGCCTACTCCACAACCGCAACCAATACCAGAACCACAACCTACTCCACAACCAAAACCAGAAGAACCAACGATTCCTGTCGTTCCAGAAACGAAAGAAGAAGTGAAGTATATTGATCCACAAAATCCTACTGCACAACTTCCAAACACAGGAACAAAAGAATCTTCTACTGCTGGTCTTGCAATCTTTAGTGCTTTAGCAGGTCTCTCATTATTCGGATTTGCAAAACGCAAAAAAGAAGACTAAGCTAACTTGTGGCTAAGAAAAACCGCGAAAATCTCGCGGTTTTTTCTGTTTGTATTTAAAAAAATATCCTACAAACTAGATAGTTGAAATCAGTCTTTTATAAGAAAATTTGATAAAATAGAAGTATCAGTGTAAAGGATGAGAGAATGAAAAAGATAATTGGTATCTGGGCTCAGACTGAAAATGGCATTATTGGAAAGGACCAAGTCATGCCTTGGCATCTGCCAGCGGAGCTTCAGCATTTCAAAGAAACAACCATGGGGCAGGTGATTCTCATGGGAAGAGTAACCTTTGATGGAATGAATAAAAGGGTTCTACCAGGTCGGACTAGCATTATCTTAACGCAAGACCAAGCCTACGATCCTGAAAATGATGCTGTACTCGTCATGCACAGCAAGGAAGAAGTCTTGGACTGGTATCAGAACCAAGAGAAGAATCTTTACATTATTGGAGGTAGTCAGATTTTAAAGCTCTTCTCTGACCAGTTAGAAGAATTGATCCAGACCATGATTCATGCAACGATTGATGGAGATACATTGGCACCAAAATTTGAAGAGAACCGCTATGAAAGA
The Streptococcus parasanguinis genome window above contains:
- a CDS encoding dihydrofolate reductase, which produces MKKIIGIWAQTENGIIGKDQVMPWHLPAELQHFKETTMGQVILMGRVTFDGMNKRVLPGRTSIILTQDQAYDPENDAVLVMHSKEEVLDWYQNQEKNLYIIGGSQILKLFSDQLEELIQTMIHATIDGDTLAPKFEENRYERVRQVHHPKDEKNPYDFTVNYYKRKDLD